One window from the genome of Cyclobacterium amurskyense encodes:
- the miaB gene encoding tRNA (N6-isopentenyl adenosine(37)-C2)-methylthiotransferase MiaB yields the protein MENIIKDIDIINVEEAESCDFKVTAEENTGKTKRLYIESYGCQMNFSDSEIVASIMKETGFDTTSDFNNADVILLNTCSIREKAENTVRKRLSQFNQIKKAKPELMIGVLGCMAERLKEKLLEEEKLVDLVVGPDAYRDLPNLVGQAEDGHKGVNTFLSREETYADISPVRLNSNGVSAMISIMRGCDNMCSFCVVPFTRGRERSRDPYSITKEAKELFDHGYREVTLLGQNVDSYKWSPEENNKARLNKKEAEIAEVVYFSDLLEMVAKVDPKLRIRFSTSHPKDITDKVLETMKEYDNICKYIHLPVQSGNSRILEMMNRTYDREWYLNRIQKIREILGEDCGISSDMIAGFCTETEEEHQDTLSMMDIVQYDFSYMFYYSERPGTLAEKKYKDDIPLAVKKRRLQEIIDKQGQLSLIRHKREVGQIQEVLVEGLSKRSKDQLKAKNSANKVVIIPKGNLNIGDYVTVKITDCTSATLFGEIVN from the coding sequence ATGGAAAATATTATAAAAGATATCGATATCATCAATGTTGAGGAAGCAGAGAGCTGTGATTTTAAGGTGACTGCTGAGGAAAATACTGGCAAAACAAAGCGATTGTACATCGAAAGTTATGGTTGCCAAATGAATTTTTCTGATAGTGAGATTGTCGCTTCCATCATGAAAGAAACGGGATTTGATACCACTTCAGATTTCAATAACGCGGATGTAATTTTATTAAACACCTGTTCTATTAGAGAAAAGGCTGAAAATACTGTACGAAAAAGACTAAGTCAGTTCAATCAAATCAAGAAAGCCAAACCAGAATTAATGATCGGTGTCTTGGGCTGCATGGCAGAACGATTAAAAGAAAAGCTTTTAGAGGAAGAAAAGCTTGTGGATTTGGTAGTTGGACCTGATGCATATCGGGACCTACCTAACCTTGTCGGGCAGGCAGAAGATGGCCATAAAGGTGTAAATACATTTTTATCACGGGAGGAAACCTATGCGGACATATCTCCGGTACGCCTAAACTCTAACGGAGTAAGTGCCATGATCTCCATAATGAGAGGTTGTGACAATATGTGCTCTTTTTGCGTGGTTCCATTTACAAGGGGCAGGGAAAGAAGTCGCGATCCTTATTCTATAACCAAAGAAGCCAAAGAACTATTTGACCATGGCTATAGAGAAGTAACCTTATTGGGGCAAAATGTGGACAGCTATAAATGGTCTCCTGAGGAAAACAATAAAGCCCGGCTTAATAAAAAAGAGGCGGAAATAGCTGAAGTGGTCTATTTTTCAGATTTACTGGAAATGGTCGCTAAAGTAGATCCTAAACTTAGGATTCGATTTTCCACTTCCCATCCCAAAGACATTACAGATAAGGTCTTGGAAACAATGAAAGAATACGACAATATCTGTAAATACATCCATTTACCTGTTCAAAGTGGTAACAGCAGAATTCTGGAGATGATGAACAGGACTTATGACCGTGAATGGTACTTGAATCGAATTCAAAAGATCCGTGAAATACTGGGTGAGGATTGCGGGATTTCTTCGGACATGATCGCAGGATTCTGTACAGAGACAGAAGAAGAACATCAGGATACCCTAAGCATGATGGACATCGTTCAATATGATTTCTCTTATATGTTTTATTATTCTGAGCGTCCTGGCACCTTAGCAGAAAAGAAATACAAAGATGATATTCCGCTAGCCGTTAAAAAACGTAGGTTGCAGGAAATCATCGATAAACAAGGTCAACTTTCGCTTATAAGACACAAAAGAGAAGTTGGTCAAATACAGGAGGTTTTGGTAGAAGGATTGTCCAAAAGGTCCAAAGACCAATTGAAGGCAAAAAATTCAGCCAATAAGGTGGTAATTATACCTAAAGGCAATTTAAATATTGGAGATTATGTCACTGTGAAGATCACAGATTGTACGTCAGCGACGCTTTTTGGAGAAATTGTCAATTAA
- a CDS encoding sigma-54 interaction domain-containing protein → MISISPSEILSIKQRFGIIGNSPLLNHAIQVAMQAAPTEMTVLVTGESGSGKESFSKIIHALSKRKHGKFIAINCGAIPEGTIDSELFGHEKGSFTGAHEARKGYFEVTDGGSLFLDEIGEMPLGTQARLLRVLENGEFIKVGSSKVLKTDVRVIAATNVNLLKAVEKGKFREDLYYRLNTVPIFVPPLRQREDDVALLFRKFTTDFSEKYQVRPITLTDDARNLLLKFPFPGNIRQLKNLAEQISLLEQEREVDAETLIKYLPKEKSSLPASIQGKNDKGDAFSDFSEREILYKVLFDMKKDMTDLKKLILESYHSGGLDQNIMKKHQNLFDDMESTTHYEDNPSPSKNLPLVLESLSAKKELKEDNEISRKNYEEDVIEDIIHEEDDNSLSLEKKEKELITKALKKHHNKRKYAAMDLGISERTLYRKIKQYDIQ, encoded by the coding sequence ATGATCTCTATAAGCCCTTCGGAAATTTTAAGCATCAAGCAAAGGTTTGGAATAATTGGCAACAGTCCTTTATTAAACCACGCCATCCAAGTGGCCATGCAGGCTGCTCCTACTGAAATGACGGTATTGGTTACAGGAGAAAGTGGCAGTGGTAAAGAATCATTTTCAAAAATAATTCATGCGCTTAGCAAACGTAAACACGGTAAATTTATAGCAATAAACTGTGGCGCAATACCTGAAGGAACGATAGATTCCGAACTTTTTGGTCATGAAAAAGGATCATTTACCGGAGCTCATGAGGCCAGGAAAGGGTATTTTGAAGTTACAGATGGCGGTTCACTGTTTCTGGATGAAATCGGAGAAATGCCTTTAGGTACCCAGGCCAGGCTATTGCGTGTGCTGGAAAATGGTGAGTTTATCAAAGTAGGCTCCTCAAAGGTTTTAAAAACTGATGTTAGGGTCATCGCTGCCACTAACGTTAACCTTTTGAAAGCCGTAGAAAAAGGGAAGTTTAGAGAAGACCTTTATTATCGATTAAATACAGTTCCCATTTTTGTCCCACCATTAAGGCAAAGAGAGGATGATGTGGCCTTATTATTTAGAAAATTCACAACTGATTTTTCTGAAAAATACCAGGTAAGACCAATTACGCTTACAGATGATGCAAGAAATTTGCTACTCAAATTTCCTTTTCCTGGAAATATCAGACAATTAAAGAATTTAGCAGAACAAATTTCGTTATTGGAGCAAGAAAGGGAGGTAGATGCTGAAACATTAATCAAATACTTACCAAAGGAAAAAAGCAGTTTGCCGGCCTCTATACAAGGAAAAAACGACAAGGGAGATGCCTTTTCGGATTTTTCTGAAAGAGAAATCTTGTATAAGGTCTTATTCGACATGAAAAAGGACATGACGGATTTGAAAAAGCTTATCTTAGAGTCCTATCATTCGGGCGGTCTGGACCAAAACATCATGAAGAAGCACCAGAACCTTTTTGATGACATGGAATCGACCACACATTATGAGGACAACCCAAGCCCTTCGAAAAATTTACCTTTGGTATTGGAATCCTTAAGTGCCAAGAAAGAGTTAAAAGAAGACAATGAGATCTCAAGAAAAAATTACGAAGAGGACGTAATTGAAGATATTATTCACGAGGAGGATGACAATTCTCTTTCTTTGGAAAAAAAGGAAAAAGAACTGATTACCAAAGCATTAAAAAAACACCATAACAAGAGAAAATATGCTGCTATGGATTTGGGGATCTCTGAAAGAACGCTTTATAGGAAGATCAAGCAATATGACATTCAATAA